The Terriglobus roseus region GCCAAGGGCCAGTGCGTCCTCCATCGCTGCATTTGCCTGCCGCTGTGCATGGCCTGACCGCGACGCGTGTCGGGGATGCGATTGATCTGGCGTGGACGAATCCGACGCGCACCACGGACGGCGTTTCATTGACGGCAAAGCATAGCGCCGGTGCGATGCAGGCAGAGGTCTGCCGTGCCGAAGCATTCACGACTGCTAACTGCACGCCGATTGCGCATCTTCCGGCAACCGCTGGCGGATCCGGTGGTTATCACGATGTACTGCCATCGTCGTTTGCCGAAGGCAATGTACGAACGATTGTGTATCGCGTTCGGCTCGTGAACTCCGCTGGAAACGGTGCGGGATGGACTGAGGTGAAGAGTCTTGCTGGAGTTGCTCCCGCAATCATCACTGGTCTCCGGGCGCAGCCGGTGGCGCAGGGCATTCTCGTGCAATGGCAACCGGGAGAAGACGGAGTGATGTTGCGGGTGTCTCGTGGAAAGGATGCCACCCATTCCACGTTGCTCGCGGCGTCGGATGCGTCCACGGGTAAGCAGTCACAGAAATCTTCCAGCGGAACAGTCGATACTGGCGGGCACGTGGGGGAAGAGCAGCGTTACACCGTCTTCCGCCGATGTACTGTTTCGCTGGGTGGGGAATCGTTCTTGATGGACAGTGATCCGGCCAGCGTGACCGTTACTGCCTCAGCAAAACTGCCGCTGCCGCTACCTCCGACAAGTCTGGAAGCGCTGGCCAACACACTTTCCACACCGGAAGTTGACCTCGTTTGGCAACCGCCGGACGATGCAGGCGTTACAGGCTATCGTGTCTATCGGGAGGAGTCCGGAGCGACTACGTTGCTGACGCAGGAGCCACTCCGCGGATTTACCTACGCTGACAAGTCTGTCTCAAACGGGCATAGCTATCGGTACTGGGTAGCTTCGATGAATGGCACCGGCGAGCAGCGCAGTTCGGCTGTCAGCGTCACACTTCCTTAATCTGTGACTCGTAAGCTGGGCAATCTTATGAGAAATGCAGTGATTACTCCGTCGCACGGCATCTGAA contains the following coding sequences:
- a CDS encoding fibronectin type III domain-containing protein — protein: MNVIPALLHDKQRIAPVMVLWFLMAGCASQGPVRPPSLHLPAAVHGLTATRVGDAIDLAWTNPTRTTDGVSLTAKHSAGAMQAEVCRAEAFTTANCTPIAHLPATAGGSGGYHDVLPSSFAEGNVRTIVYRVRLVNSAGNGAGWTEVKSLAGVAPAIITGLRAQPVAQGILVQWQPGEDGVMLRVSRGKDATHSTLLAASDASTGKQSQKSSSGTVDTGGHVGEEQRYTVFRRCTVSLGGESFLMDSDPASVTVTASAKLPLPLPPTSLEALANTLSTPEVDLVWQPPDDAGVTGYRVYREESGATTLLTQEPLRGFTYADKSVSNGHSYRYWVASMNGTGEQRSSAVSVTLP